ATTGTTACAAATGAGtaacaagagaaaaatatattgcttCTTCAAAGAACAAGATAATATCCAGGAAATTAAGGtaaattaactactaaaaGTATGATTTAGATATAGGAGCCACCGCCTACGATGGGATGGGccaagggagggagggggaggagggggagcatCCCACCTGTGAAACCATATAATTGAGGGTGGGGCGCTTAAGCCATCTATAAAAATGAGAGCATAGGGTTGAAGGCTGCCAGCCTCTTCACAAGCAGTTGGTTAAGAGGCCACTTGTGATTATAAGTTTTTTGTAGACAGACCCCTAGGCTGTCCACCTGCGATGATTGAACATGAGTTTATATACCCACCCTCCATACCCCAACCCAAGCTCATTTTCACTAAAGTCTCCAAAACAAAGCAACATATAAAGGGGAAGGTTTTGAAGTCAAATTTTTGGGTTGAAATTGCTATAGAAGGTTACATACATGTATTCCTTCTcgatatataatatttttttaattcgatTGGTAAAAGTAAAGATGAGTTGCCTCATCTGTTTGGATAATACCTCATTAATGTATCTTACATAATCCGGCAAATTAGTGTACATGTGACATCATTAGTTCTTACTACCCATAGACCCGAAGCAGGAAAGTAATGTTTCCAATGACCGAGAATATCAAGATCATTTTTGAAATGGGAAAGAAGGccacaaagaagaaaaaaacatcggATGAAAATAAAGTAACCTTCAAGAAGCACTCGATATCTTCGAGTATCTAAAGTATCGAAAGGGAATGGAAGTTCATCATTCCTAGGGTTGGCAACAACGTGTGGCGGGACTGGGCTGGGAAAGAACGGCCATCCTCCCTGGCCCCGAAGCAGAATCCGGGGCCAAAATAACCCCCGCTCTCGACCCCAGCGGGCCCCTGACCACGACCAAGGCCCCATGGGTGGATGACAAGGGCGCAAGGCGGCGGCTGACAAGGTGGGAGCAAGATGTCGGGTGCGGTGGCCTCACGGCAAGGCCTGGCAGAGAGGCGGCTACGGTGCCCGCTATGAGGTGGAGACAGGGAGGACGGGAGAGCCGGTGGCGAGACACGACGGTGTTCGTGGTGGCTAAGAAACTCATGCAGGCGGCTAAGGAGTGTGGTGGGGATGAGTATGAGATTTGAGTGGTGAAATTAGGGTTTCTATATGTATATGGCCTCAATTAATGGGCTATTGGGCCTATTAGGTTTAAAATGTGCAAATTACATCTTTTCGAGGCCCCGCGGGTGAGATAGCTCCCCCGCAGGTTCCTGGCGAGGAAATTGTCGACCCTAGTCATTCCATCAATGTGACGCACCTAGATAAACATGTTTTCAACAAGCAGCGACGAAGGTGACCGACGTCGACATGAGGTCAGAACTCGACGACAACAAAGGCTACTAGTGAGGGGCGAGGTCACCACTCAATGGCATCAGAGGCAGATGATGTGGGGAAGGTGCCTACTCAGCAACAATGAAGGCAGCCAGTTAGGGGACTAGGTCGCCACTTAGCAACAACAATAGGCATGGAGACGATGAAACCCATTGACGCCAGGGGAAGTGGCCAGCATGGGGACAAGGTCGCAACGCGACGGTGCCAAAGATACTGGTGTGGAGCGAGGCCACCACTTGGTGGCAGTGAGGACGACCGACATGGCAGGGATGAGGTCACCGCTCGGCGGCTGTAGAGGTGGGTAACTGTGGAGGCGATTAAGCCCGACGGTGGCAGATGGGGCCGAAGTAGTAGGAACGAGGTCACTCGGCAACTGCGAAGGTTGGGGACGAGGTTGCCACTTGGGAGGGCTAGTGCGACCAGCCTGGTCACCACACGGTTGTAGCGAGGGACCATGAAAGTGGTGAAGCCCGGCGACTGGTGCTGGTGTAACCGGCATGGTGGGTACGAGATCACCACTTAACGATGTTGAAGGCAGCTAGCCATGGAGGCGGTGAAGCCCGATGGTGGCGGCAAATGTAGCCGGTGCGGTGATGAACCTACATCCTTCTATAGGAGATGGAAAGTGGTGCAAGCAGTGCTAGCGAAGCAAAATGGTGGCGGCAACCTACAGCTTTCAAATACGAAGTAATACCCTACTCTTGTTAGTTTGTATTCCGCCGTGTATATTAGTGGCATGGTGCATAATCATGTCCTTGAAGGGCCTCCTACCTTTCCTTATATACCAAGCAGCAGGGTTACAAGTAGAAAACCTAGCTGAATATGACTTTGGTTTTCTTATCTTTATATGGTATTATTAATTGATTGGGATTCTATCCCCTATCTTGAGATATAAGGCAATATACTCCATTATCCAAGTTTTAGTCTATCTCATATATCCTAGATCCAACCCACCCCTATCCATAGCCAATTAGGCCTTCTATGTGAATTCTCGTATCCATCATCCACAAAATGATTTCATACTAGTTGCAACACAGCAACTTGAACAAATTCACTTTTTCACCAAAGGTGCATGCAATTTATTACATGCactgttattaaaaaaacatattacatacaaatgtttatttataactaaaaaataagaaacaaagATTTTATCCATTAACAATAAATAGAAGATTTATCAATGGAATGGCATGAAGATCactaatgaaaacaaaaatattaaaaaaacaatataatgtATAAATTGAATATCCTATGGTAGAATATTAGGTATATTAcacttaacaaaaaaattaattagcttGTATCCAAAATTTCAACGACTATCAATCCAAAAGAACAAATTAGTTCTAATAGAATACAATACAGATTTAAACCTATGCTCTAGAGACTTTTACAACTTGGATCAAAAGCACTGAATTAAACTTAGTGGTCACATTCTGgttcaaacttcaaatattatatgatcCTTTGTTTATAATGCAACCTgcttaaatttttatcatgTTCCCTTGACATTAACGAAACACATGAACTCATTTAGTACAATAAAGCTATTGGAATTTTACCTTGTAGGGATTTCTCGAAGTTCTCCAGCTGAGACAAGAAGCCCTCATTAGGAGCCACTTGAGGTCGTTTACTTCTAACTAGAGACAAAGCGCTCTCAAGGCTCATTTGATGCTTCTTCATGAGATATGCCACAACAATCGTGACACTAGACATTTAGAGGTGGCCAGTTAGTaggacaaaaataaatagcaaATCACACATTtgctcttaattaattaaaatattctttacAAATATCTGCtccattcatttcatattataagattttttaaccctagctagattcatccatggatcaatgtatatgactcgtatatgtgtctagatttattagcatccttATAAATCTGGAAAAGGTCagaacatcttataatgtaaaatatagGTAAATATAGATTAAGCGATATATAATgtctatataattaatacatatgaTTTggtaaaaatcataaaattagaactaacTGTTTTCAAAATTGTCAGTTTGCAAAGATATAAGGCGTTATAAGAGAAATTTCAGCGAggcattaaaaaaactatattatagTGTGCAATTTTATCAAGAAAAACTTTGCAATCCCATGGATTCAAGAGTTGTCAGACATGTTAAGGCCCATCCAACAAATGTGATAATCGCCGCATTATAGTCCAACGTCCTGAGTCGGCCCTAAGTAGGGCCAACTTGCCAAACGATCTCATTTCTAGTttgagttgtttttttaataaaaataaccaGATACCCATCTATTACAGTGGATttcaaataaacatattaatttCTAGAATTTATGTAATTCAGAaccaaatattaatacataaataacattatttaaaCCCACATGCACAAACATCCACTTGTTTGTACAAGATCCACAAACGGAAGAGGTTGGGGGTGGCAGATTTACCACGACCAACATTAACCTCTTTTATGTGGGGATAGTCTGATTCAGCCTTCTCAATTAATGTGAAAGTGTGATTTACACCACCGACTACACAACTCTAGCACCTGATAAATCACTGCCCTCATTTGCTTAATCCAAACACAACCCCCGGCTCCCATTTGAAGGCGATTTTGCCCCCAAGCTATCCCACGTGGTGCTCTTATATGGCGGATGATATAGCAAGAGATTAAAAAACTTCTTCCTCCCTATCCCCAAGCTCTGGCTGCATGCTAAACATCAGCGATGTCGACCGACACATATGCAGCTACTTGTCCAGCGTCAGCATCGAGAATAGAGTGGCCAAGACTGAATACTGAACGTTGGCGAGGTTGGCATGTGCAGATGCTTGTCCAATATGATCATGAGCATGTAGTTGTACACCTGCATGCCATTGGTTTTGTTGAGAAATATCACGTGGAGCTGGGACAACATGGTCAGATCAATAGAACCAAGCAGATTGGTGTAGTTCAGGATGGCCACTGAACGGCCAATGTGTAGTGAGCAGTGAGCCAAGGCAAGCTTACCACGCCCCCACCTAGTCCTTGGCACAGACGCATTCAACTGTTACGAGCGCTAGTGAGCGATCGCAAGTAGGGATGAGATACCGGTGGCCGCGACTCCTGCCGTGTCTCGGTTCTGGCCGTGACGGCTAGGGCAACAATAGGGTGGCGTGCAGCAGGAGGTGAGgaaatagagaaagaagaTGGGAAGTAGATTGGACTAATTGCTTGCTTTATTCATTGATTGATGGCCTATATACAGGCGCTAATCTATCTGCTAGAATTAACTAAATCCTATTCTATCTGCTATTACTAATCTGATTAGGACTCTATTTTTCCTGCTACAGTACATATTGCTACAACACTGTTCTGCTACAGTATCGCGTCGAAATAGGACTCCTATCTGCTACAGTACCATGCCCAGATGTTGCTAGGCTGGCGCCGAACTATCTTCTCCTGTGTTGGCGCCAATCTGGACTCATCTCTTCCCTTTGCTCACGACTCCTAAAGTACTGCAATCCGACCATGACATCTCTCCCAACCCCAGAAATCCACGGATGGCACGTGCAGAGCGTGGTGTCAGCCAATCACCCACGGTTGTCACCTTCTGCGCATccacggcgacgccggccgcCGAGACCACATGGCCGAGGTAGTAAATTTGTTGTTCCCCAAAGTGGCACTTGGAGCACTTGAGGACCAACTTGTCAGCTGTATATGAGTATGTTGTTCAAGAAGACGAGGACCAACCGACGGAGGAATGGTGCAAGGATGGAGTTTATGAGTGCCTGGAACGTAGCCAGTGCGTTTGTCAGTCCGAACGGCATGACCAAGAACTCGAAGTGTCCTTGGTGAGTTCGAAATGCTGTCTTGTGGATGTCATCCTTATGCATCCGGACCTGGTGATAACTCGAGTGAAGGTGCTTGGTGAAGAAGCGGGCACCGCGGAGCTCGTCGAGAAGTTCGTCCACGATCGAAATGGGGAACTTGTCCTTGGCGGTTACCGTGTTGTGGGCGCAGTAGTCGACGCAGAATCGCCATGATCCGTCATGCTTGCGAACAAGTAGTACTAGTGAGGAGAACGGGGACGTGCTGGGTCAGATAATTCCTTGTGCTAGCATGTCGGCGCACTACTTCTCCAGTTCGTCCTTCTGTAGTTGCGGGTAGCGATATGGTCGAACTGCAACTGGTGTGGCGCCCATCTTGAGATGGACGCGGTGGTCGATGGCGCGTGCTGGGGGAGGCCAACTGGTGGGGTGAATAGGTCGTCAAATTCCTGGAGCAGGTGCGACAGTAGGTCATCCGACCATACGACGTGACAATTTGGCGCTCAGTTGCTGGCGATGCCAGACAGTGTCACTTCCCTATGGCCTCTCCAAATCGCCATGCGCATGTTGACAAAATCCCCAGGATGGGTCCTAGAGTCCGCAACCATTGCGTACCAAGGATGATGTCGTCACAACTAAGGTCAAGAACAAAGCAGTCGACATCGAACACCTTGTCAGCAATGCGGAGGCGTAGCCCGCGGGCAACTCCCGGGCTCGTCAGGAGGTTGCCATTGGCCACCAACACGCGGATGCCCTATTCGATCGGCTGTAGGTTGAGCCCTAGGTGCTGAGCTAGGTCGGTGCTGATGAAATTGTGCATCGAGCCGGAATCGACAAGGGCCACCATGTCTGTAAATGCGAGGCGAACAGATAGACGCATGGTATTGGCGCCGCCAATGCCTGAGATCGCATGAAGCAAAATTTAAGGCTCCAAGTTGCCCTCTGGGTCAGATTGGCTAGACACGTCGGCCGCCGAGTCATCATATGCAATGTAGAAGAGACGAGCACAACGGTGTCTACAGATGAATTTCTCGTCACAGTTGTAGCAGAGACCTTGCTGCGGCGTTCGGACAACTCAGCTGGGGAGAGTTGGCGAAGCGGGCGCTGTGGCGTCTCCGTGGTCATGCCAGCAGGCTGTACCGCAGGCATAGTGACGGTAGTCGGAGCTCCGGAGAGGACGTGCGAACGCCCGGGATGCCGATTTACCAGGTTGCATGCGCGCTGCCTTACACTCGTATGCCCGAGCGAGGCCCATGGCCTCCTGAAGATCATCGGGTTGTTGGAGCTCGACGTCGATGCAGAGATCGTCGCAAAGACCCGTCGTGAAGAGCTATACTTGCTGCCGCTCGGTAAGGAGTTTGGTTGTGCGGCTGGCCAAGGCGAGAAAGCGCTGCTGATACTCTGCGATTGTTCCCAATTGCGACAAATGCTTGAGTTCGCCGAGCGGGTTGTTCCGGATCGAAGGGCCATATTGGGCATGGCAAAGATCCTTGAATGTCTCCCAATCCGGTGGCCCCATGTGCTGTTCATAGTGGAAATACCACTTCTAGGCGGTGCCCGTGAGATGGTATGTGGCAAGCCATACGCTATCACCATTTGGCTTGCGTTGTCCGAGAAATAATTGGTCACAATGATTCAACCAATTCATCGGGTCACCCGAGCCATCGAACTTTGGGAATTCGAGCTTGTAAAAGCGAGGAACACCGGTAGCGCCGCCCAAGTCATGTGTAGATCTAGAATTTGGCCAGTGAGGCGGTGGTGTTGGCGGTGGTGATTCCAGGATTCCTCTACCGCTGAGTCACGGTCTCGTGGGCATGGCTGACGAAGACGAGTCGGACTGATGCTGCTCTAGCACCGTGATGCGGGAGGTGGCAACTGCGACCGTGCGGCTGAGATCGACGAGATCGCTTTTGGAAGCAAGACACGAAATTCCATTCAGCACGTCGGCCATGGTATCTTGTAGCTTTGCGAGGGCATCGGTCGGCTCGACCAGGGGCTATCCATGGGAAGATGGATCATGCGCCATTGGCTCCGATACCAAGTTGTTATGAACGCTAGCGAGCGATCGCAAGAAGTAGGGATGAGATACCGGTAGCCGCGGCTCATGCCGCGTCCTTGTTCCGACCGTGACGGCTAGGGCAGCAGTAGGGTGGTGTGCAGCAGGAGGTGAGGAAAATAGAGAAAGATAGACGAGAAGTAGATTGGACTAATTGCTTGCTTTATTCATTGATTGATGGCCTATATATGGGCTTTACAATAGCTAATCTATCTGCTAGAATTAACTAAATCCTATTCTATCTGCTATTACTAATCTGATTAGGACTCTATTCTGCCTGCTGTCGCGTCGGATTAGGGCTCCTATCCGCTACAGTACCGTGCCCGGATGTTGCTGGGCTTGCGCCGATCTGTCTTCTCCTGTGTTAGCGCCGATCTGgactcctctctcccctctctgctCACGACTCCTAGAGTAGTGCAATCCGACCATGACATCAACACCTTGTCGAGCAGCTTCTGCTCTTACTGATCCAGCACAAGCACCTTGCAATCGAAGTTGGAACTCCTGCCATCCAGCACCGAGCACTGCATTGAGGCGGCAAGCTAAGGCTGCTCGCCACAAAGTCGAGTTCCCATGTGTTTCCTCGCTAGAGGGGAAGGCCAAGTGGGGTTGAGCATCGCCTCGGTGGCCACCATGTCCGACGCATGCAGTGGCAGGGGCTCGCGCGCAATGTGCGCCTGAAACTCCATGTGAAAGAGAGAGTGTGCTAGGGAgctgaggaagaagagaggacaATGATCGACATGTGGACCCCAAATAGATTTGTTTTCAATTTCTTAGGTAATCTTGTTGATTGAACGACACTCGGACAAAATGACTTCCACGTGTATGCCACATACGATAAAAACAATCTGTATTCGAGTATGGGATAGTTCGTACTATTATAATAGTTGACGAGGATAAATTGAACTTAACCCTTTATGTGGTACAGTTGTAGTGATCATGTGCTATCCTTGCATTTTTCAGAAAACAAGGTATCGTTACTGCCATAGGAATATTCAGCAAGATAACCATCACAAACGATAGGGGCTGCAAAACACTACTCACAAGCAAATAAATTCGCGAAATACACTGTAATCTCTTTTCTGTTAGTGTGCGAAATGACCAATTTCCCTCCCTTTTGCTTTATTTAGGAGAGAGCAAACTGTGGATCATCATTGTTGGTGTCATATGcaacaacataaaaaatggaaaaatagGAGAAGGTTGAAGGGGCAATAGTGTCATTTTTTCCCCAACTACTAACTGGATGTTAACAGTGGCCATCAGATGGAAAAGCTAATGGCAATggattattcaattttttgtcTTCGTGACAGTATTTTACAAACTTACACATTTGTGATGGGCAACCTGCTAACTATTGCTATAATACCAACCAAATTTACTCTTTCTGAAATGTCTTGGAAAAGTACTTTTAAAccaataaatttaatcaatgCAATCTTCTTGTTGataatataactatataagcAAAACTTTAAATGGTTGAAACTAAACGACAGCTGGAACAAAGAACGATTACCTTCTTGACCGTCCAGCAAAGCAATGAACCAGAACATTGCCACCAGAGCTTATAGATTCATCTATGAAACCAAGGCATTCATCAAAATACTTTGCCAAATCAATGTCTGGGCTGTCAAGTACTGTACATTGATAAACAAATCATGATTTAGTAATGCATGAGAACTTTTTTTACAAGGAGTGCATGAGAATGTGCACAAGGGCAACAGAAAAAAGAGGGTACAATCACATAAAGTATTACAATACCATGGCACAGTAGTTTAAGTGCTCCATAtgcctatttaatttttcttggCATTACATTTTTCCAAACTAATGAAGCAAAATTAAGTGATAATCCAACATGTCTAGTAAACATGTGAATGGACagataaacagtaaataatTTGGAAGTAAATACAGCGCATCTATACTCCTTTTAGAAAGGACTGGTACTCTCCCCATCTTTTTTGAAAAGGTAGCAAAGGGGCCACATGGTAGCCATGCTTCACCGACTCTCTACTTCATCAATACTCCTTTAAAAAGTAGAAGTGATTGTGATGAATCTGCCACCactccaccaccaactccctgCTTTTCTAAAGCAAAATGACAACGTGGGATCtgagggcccacatgtcaagCCCGCCCACCAAACTCCCTATTTTTtgtgggaagaaaaaaaaaagagtgtgGGGCCAAAGGGTACTACACatgtcaataacaaatatatgcaacAATTAAGATATGGTATATACACAAAATGATGGTGATAGAGCGCACAGGCAATATGCTAGTACGTAAAGAACAAAAGGGAAGTGTGGAGGGAAAGGGCCCAAATGTATGTCATCCTCCACCAACTATCAactttatatgtgaaaaaaaaaagaatagtgTGGGGCAAAGAGCCCACatgtcaataaaaaaatatatacagcaATTAAAAGACGACATATGCAGAAAATTATGGTAATAATAGGTTAATGATAATTTTCTTAACAAAATCATGTTGCAACGCATGGGTAATATGCTAGTTTCTTTAAACTTGCACTGGTAGCTCAAATAGGTATGTGAACTTAAGCGATGCACATTTGTTATCCCTAAATATGCATACTTCAGTTCTAACTCAGTTCTCACTAGCAATAGTAGATGATTAAATGGCTATTTAGTTGTTGCATCTCCACACAACTTCCCAAAAACTTATCTGAGTAGCTGGTAAGATTGAACCTCCATGACAATGTGAATGGTGACCTCAGGCACTAGGACACATTAGGCAGGACCCTCAACACTCAACAGGCAGAATAGAGGACcaatatgaaaacaaacaaaaaatggcAAGTCAAGGCCACATGACTATCCTACTAGGCTGCTATTCCATGATCAATTGCATTTAAGCTTATCCATATGCaagaatatgaatataaatatgcatatcTCAAGTACATAGACCTGTTCGGaccaaacatatattatgaatttatggTGCAACGTACTTAATCTGAAAATATAAAGCTGGCATATATGTGTTTACCCTCAATCTTCTTGTAGTTAAATTCGGATGGAAAGGCTGGATTCAATGATCTGGCAACAATCAAGACATGGGTTATGTTCAAGCTCTTTAGAGCATCCCTGTTCAGTGCTGCTCCAACAGATCCCAAGTAGAGCCCCTACGAAGTATGTCAAGTATATCTATCAAACAGATGCAAAAGTTTTATCATAATAACACATACAGACATCCTTcaaggaaaaatatagtaaaatatgcaaaaatattgCTACTTGATTGGTTTTTCCTTGCATTCAGCACCCCTTTGATTTGTAGGATAAACATATGAAATATGTAGGATTTGAATCCTACAGGAAAATTTCCTATTTAGCCATTTGAAACAaggaattttttaagataccCTCGAATGATTGTGAGTCATTTGTTACTTTGGATCCAATGAAcctaattttattattctacACTGGTAGCATGTAGAGCAGAAATTTTATATGGGTAAAATTGgaagtaaaatatataacattgtcACAAATTTGTGTgtcatatatcatgttaaaatagatcaattgGTAAATATATCTTCTTACCAaggtttcaaataaaatattaaatatccttacaaaaatacatagttagatttaaattttactgcaCTATACCGTTAGTACTAAAAGGTAACGTACCAGTGCCCTTGAAACAAAGGATTGGGATTCAACGGATCCTACGAAATTTCTAAGGAATGGCTCAAGAGGGAGAGATTTTGAAGGAAAGTTAGTATGAGATCCAACCTGTTAGAAACTGTCGTTATCTCTCCTctaattcatgtgtttttcatgTGATCCAACTAAATGGccattgctatatttttcctgtgttttaaCACAATCTTAAGTTTTAAAGTTGCATTCCTATCGAAATCCTACATTTTTGCAATCCTATTGGAAAGCTAGCATTACCAGACTCCAAGTTCCCCAATTCCCAATTAATCAGTCTAGTTTCTCCATTCGTGACACTAACACTCGATGGTGCTAAAATTAGGACAAACCGTGAATCATCCCGTCCTTATCTGTACAATAACGGGCaatcatttttcatccaatTCCCCAGATTTGGATATTTAACAACGAATCTACTGATGCAGGGCCCAAAAGAACATAAACCTCCTCAGAGAATCCGGAATCAGATCGATCAGCCGAAACCTGACCTTCGACATCCCGCGGACGCATCCATCACCGGACCGGTAGCACGAGAACAAACAAACTGAGGGAAGCTGGGCAGGAACCACCGAACGAACCTGATCGATGGGACACGGAGTGTTGTCGGCCTTCCGGTAGCGCGCGGCGCAGAAGCCCTGCATCAGCGCCATGAGCACCCTggtctgctgctgctcgtAGTCGTCGTCCAGCTCCCTCTCGTCCCTCTCCACGCGCCCCGCCTCCGGCATCGACATCGCCGTCCTTACCTTGTCCTGGCCAGAGGATCTCTTTCTTCCCCGATAATTGGGGCAGTAGTGTCGCGATGGGGGGGAAAAGAGGAAAAGGGGCGAAGACACCGGCGGATGCGGATCACACGTGGAGCACTGGCAAGAATACGTGGTTGGCTGGTGGCCTGTGGCCGCATGGTCGGCTGGGTTCCCTCACCAGAGGACGTATTATTCTATTAATGTTGTTCACATCAATCCAAACCAAATATTGATGCTGGCACTTTTTTCTCGTTATTGTTTATATTGGCATCTGCAAGTATGAtaggtactatatttttttagtcaatGGGTCATTAAGTTAAATTATCGAACCTCAAGTTGTAAAGCGTCAGAAAAACAAATCTCTCATTATTCCAATAGTGGTCgtcatttcatttttaaaaaaaaagcaaaacaacatatttgcaaacgaaaaataatacgtgagaaaaatttttataaacatgtttttagaaatttaaaagcaaaggctgaaaaataaactataataaaaattccgtaaaattaactccaaatttaacgttgaaaaattcaatttttttataaggaTAAGCAAAGAAAACAGCTAAATACATCTATGCAAACATTACATTTGTATCATTCCATCCTAGATCATGCCATGCGTTTCACGACTTATGTTTCAATCTAGTTATGTTGAGCGAATATGTGATCCGTGCATATTTGTGTCCTGTCGTGTGAAGTCGGGTTTCGTTCGGTATTTTTCTAGTCCAGACATTAACGGGTCTACTGTATGAATCTAGGATTCGTACTTGAGTCATTAGCAAGTCGCTCGTTCAAGGTAAGTTTTTGTTTGATGTCTAttttcctgtttagttcaGGTTGCCGTCTAAAAGTCGTTAGCTCATTTTTCAGGTTTAGCGAAAGAATAACAGaacttctaaatttataactaattaatccaaaGTCGATTTAAGCTCAATTGAAATTGCAATAGATCCATAATTCTGTCAAGAATTTggtaaaatagtttatttcttgttttagtAACCCTTGTACTGTTTGGAGtgcttttaaatttgtttgttgtAGATTTTGATGAAACCCAAGATCCAGTCTACGATGAAGTGGTAGCCTAAGCCGTCGCAATGCAAGTCACATTCTTAGCAATTAACGTTGTTAATCCTTAAGCATGTTTCACATGGTTTTGATTGCATGATTTTGCTGTGAGTGCATGATTTTACTAGAAGTGCTCAAGGCAATTAAGTTTCAATTAATAGAAAACCCTCAGAAGAATTGTCCATACTTACCATAAGCTAGTGTGGGCAACGGGCGGGCTTCACAtatagcttttttttctctcctaggCACCAAGcgagggtaggcgtgatggaccGCTCAAAGGATGGTTTGATCACCTGTCTGATCTACCATGACACAATGAGGTAGTCGAACCTGATAAGGGTGTGGAAGATGTAACCTCAGCGTGGTGTTAATGGTTAGGAGTGGGTTATATGAAGGGTCCTGTCAAAGCTTCTTCGCGGGATGTCGTGGTGACATACCGGCGTAAGGATACGTACGTGAGACTGTGTCTCGTGGGTAAAATTGTTTACCGCTGAACATAgtaaaaatgtttaaacaGTCGTGTTCTGATTAGTTGCACTGTTTCCATGATTGAATGAATATGACAAATAGTTAAGCTAGTATTGTGTGGTTTAGCACGATATTAGTGGAGCACTGTATTATGTGGTTTAGT
This is a stretch of genomic DNA from Oryza brachyantha chromosome 1, ObraRS2, whole genome shotgun sequence. It encodes these proteins:
- the LOC102703725 gene encoding dual specificity protein phosphatase 1B-like isoform X2, which translates into the protein MSMPEAGRVERDERELDDDYEQQQTRVLMALMQGFCAARYRKADNTPCPIDQGLYLGSVGAALNRDALKSLNITHVLIVARSLNPAFPSEFNYKKIEVLDSPDIDLAKYFDECLGFIDESISSGGNVLVHCFAGRSRSVTIVVAYLMKKHQMSLESALSLVRSKRPQVAPNEGFLSQLENFEKSLQVEQERKIVQSLQT
- the LOC102703725 gene encoding dual specificity protein phosphatase 1-like isoform X1 encodes the protein MSMPEAGRVERDERELDDDYEQQQTRVLMALMQGFCAARYRKADNTPCPIDQGLYLGSVGAALNRDALKSLNITHVLIVARSLNPAFPSEFNYKKIEVLDSPDIDLAKYFDECLGFIDESISSGGNVLVHCFAGRSRSGAGEENCAIFADLTIGINACISRTLLIACGVHVFSASLEIKAIVGSVMNCGCSITSSHLLDVVSDK